One region of Polynucleobacter sp. MWH-Aus1W21 genomic DNA includes:
- the coq7 gene encoding 2-polyprenyl-3-methyl-6-methoxy-1,4-benzoquinone monooxygenase: protein MSPIDRFILEFDTALRSVVGGANSQRPTPGSDFASHSGLDAAERKHAAGLMRVNHVGEVCAQALYQSQKLVARNSDIQEMLDHSGREEMDHLAWCETRLQELGSHTSYLNPLWYAGSFAIGLAAGLAGDKWSLGFVAETEKQVENHLESHLEKLPKEDQRSRAIVDQMRVDEIAHGQAAKNAGGANLPEPIQKIMQAMSKVMTTTAYKI from the coding sequence ATGTCCCCGATAGATCGCTTTATTTTGGAGTTTGACACTGCCCTTCGGTCGGTGGTTGGGGGTGCTAATTCTCAAAGACCTACGCCAGGGTCGGATTTTGCAAGTCATTCTGGGTTAGATGCTGCCGAACGAAAACATGCTGCTGGACTCATGCGTGTAAATCACGTTGGTGAAGTTTGTGCGCAAGCGTTGTATCAATCACAAAAATTAGTCGCACGAAATTCAGATATTCAAGAGATGTTGGATCACTCTGGCCGCGAAGAAATGGATCATCTTGCCTGGTGTGAAACTCGCCTACAAGAGCTTGGATCTCACACTAGTTATCTCAATCCACTTTGGTATGCAGGATCCTTTGCAATCGGCTTGGCAGCGGGCTTAGCGGGCGATAAGTGGAGTTTAGGATTTGTTGCTGAAACAGAAAAACAAGTGGAGAATCACTTAGAAAGTCATCTCGAAAAATTGCCAAAAGAAGACCAGCGTTCGCGCGCAATTGTTGATCAAATGCGCGTTGATGAAATTGCTCATGGACAGGCGGCAAAAAATGCAGGCGGTGCAAATTTGCCAGAACCTATTCAAAAAATAATGCAGGCAATGTCTAAGGTAATGACCACTACTGCTTATAAAATTTAA